The following coding sequences are from one Mycolicibacterium aichiense window:
- the rhtB gene encoding homoserine/homoserine lactone efflux protein: protein MQFQLWLAFVGAAIAISVSPGAGAIQSMATGLAHGLRRGYWSITGLEIGLMLQLVAVAVGLGAAVAQSIVAFTVIKWIGVAYLIYLAVRQWRSRPFDLGEQLDTTANGGRMSLLVRGCLVNVTNPKGLVFLLAVLPQFVVPTAPLLPQYLAIGATMVVVDLVVMGAYTGLASRLLRWLRTPRQQRAMNRTFSGLFAAAAVVLSLVRRGAAA from the coding sequence ATGCAATTCCAGCTGTGGCTGGCCTTCGTGGGCGCCGCGATAGCGATCAGTGTCTCTCCCGGGGCCGGGGCAATCCAGTCCATGGCGACCGGTCTGGCGCACGGTCTGCGCCGTGGTTACTGGAGCATCACGGGCCTGGAGATCGGCCTGATGCTGCAACTCGTCGCAGTGGCGGTCGGGCTCGGCGCGGCGGTGGCCCAGTCGATCGTCGCGTTCACGGTGATCAAGTGGATCGGCGTGGCGTATCTGATCTATCTGGCCGTCCGCCAATGGCGCAGCAGGCCCTTCGACCTGGGCGAACAACTCGACACCACCGCCAACGGCGGCCGGATGTCCCTGCTGGTGCGCGGCTGTCTGGTCAATGTCACCAACCCCAAGGGGCTGGTGTTCCTGCTGGCGGTGCTCCCCCAGTTCGTCGTGCCGACCGCACCGCTGCTGCCGCAGTACCTGGCCATCGGGGCGACGATGGTCGTCGTCGACCTGGTGGTGATGGGCGCCTACACCGGGCTGGCATCCCGGTTACTGCGGTGGCTGCGCACACCGCGCCAGCAGCGAGCCATGAACCGGACGTTCTCCGGCCTGTTCGCCGCGGCGGCGGTGGTGCTGTCCCTGGTGCGGCGGGGCGCAGCCGCCTAA
- the nadA gene encoding quinolinate synthase NadA — translation MTVLDRADAVDGATGAGLIARITDGPGGYTGVNGDEEWAAEIRRLATLRNATILAHNYQLPAIQDVADHVGDSLALSRIAAEAAEETIVFCGVHFMAETAKILSPEKTVLIPDQRAGCSLADSITAEELQAWKDEHPGAVVVSYVNTTAAVKALTDICCTSSNAVEVVASIPADREVLFCPDQFLGAHVRRMTGRTNLHVWAGECHVHAGINGDELADQARSHPDAELFVHPECGCATSALYLAGEGAFPSDRVKILSTGGMLDAAKASHAKQVLVATEVGMLHQLRRAAPEIDFQAVNDRASCKYMKMITPAALLRCLVEGADEVDVDPETARLARASVQRMIEIGQPGGGE, via the coding sequence ATGACCGTCTTGGATCGTGCAGACGCCGTCGACGGTGCCACTGGTGCCGGGCTTATCGCTCGCATCACCGATGGACCCGGTGGTTACACCGGGGTGAACGGTGACGAGGAATGGGCCGCCGAGATTCGCCGACTGGCGACCTTGCGAAACGCGACCATCCTGGCGCACAACTACCAGCTGCCGGCCATTCAGGATGTCGCCGATCATGTCGGTGACTCGCTGGCACTGTCCCGGATCGCCGCCGAGGCCGCCGAAGAGACGATCGTGTTCTGCGGTGTGCATTTCATGGCCGAGACCGCCAAGATCCTGAGCCCCGAGAAAACGGTGCTGATCCCGGATCAGCGCGCCGGGTGCTCACTGGCCGACTCGATCACCGCCGAGGAACTGCAGGCCTGGAAGGACGAGCACCCCGGTGCGGTCGTCGTCTCCTACGTCAACACCACCGCGGCCGTGAAGGCTCTCACCGACATCTGCTGCACCTCGTCCAACGCCGTCGAGGTGGTGGCCTCCATCCCGGCTGACCGCGAGGTGCTGTTCTGCCCCGACCAGTTCCTCGGCGCGCACGTCCGCCGGATGACCGGCCGGACCAACCTGCACGTCTGGGCCGGCGAGTGCCACGTGCACGCGGGCATCAACGGCGACGAACTCGCCGACCAGGCTCGCAGCCACCCCGACGCCGAGTTGTTCGTCCACCCCGAATGCGGTTGCGCCACATCGGCGTTGTATCTGGCCGGTGAAGGCGCCTTCCCGTCGGACCGGGTCAAGATCCTGTCCACCGGCGGCATGCTGGATGCCGCCAAGGCATCTCACGCCAAGCAGGTGCTGGTCGCGACCGAAGTCGGCATGTTGCACCAATTACGCCGTGCCGCACCGGAAATCGATTTCCAGGCCGTGAACGACCGGGCGTCGTGCAAGTACATGAAGATGATCACCCCGGCTGCACTGCTGCGCTGCCTGGTCGAGGGTGCCGACGAGGTCGACGTCGATCCCGAGACTGCCCGGCTGGCCCGCGCCAGCGTGCAGCGGATGATCGAGATCGGCCAGCCCGGCGGCGGGGAATGA
- a CDS encoding lipase family protein: protein MHPVSAGAPSPEWIGRAPHEELERGAHPQLPADDPFYEPPAGFEHAEPGTVLRSRDVQLGFLGLIPQRVRATQLLYRSTDHNGLPQATVTTVLIPTGHTPDQVRNVVSYQCAIDAVASRCFPSYAMRRHAKAVGSLPQLEYLLVAAALAEGWVVSVPDHEGPAGIWGAPYEPGYAVLDGVRAALGFEAFGLAADSQVGLWGYSGGGLATAWAAEVHEDYAPELNIVGAVLGSPVGDLGHTFRRLNGSYLAALPALVVAALAKTYPDLNRVIEQNATEDGLALLRRLENMTTAEAVIRLFRTDFDDLVHPPLEEILATPEVQHVFDNIKLGKAVPDLPVLIVQAVHDSVIDVDDIDDLVHTYSAGGARVTYHRDMFSEHMLLHPMSAPMTLRWLTDRFAQRPIDEHIVRTKWPTLLNPMTYAGMWRLGGIVARVVSGGRVPFRPL from the coding sequence ATGCATCCGGTAAGCGCCGGGGCGCCGAGCCCCGAATGGATCGGCCGCGCCCCGCACGAGGAACTCGAGCGTGGTGCGCATCCGCAGCTTCCGGCCGATGACCCGTTCTACGAACCGCCCGCCGGCTTCGAACACGCCGAGCCGGGCACCGTGCTGCGCTCCCGTGACGTCCAGCTGGGCTTTCTCGGGCTGATCCCGCAGCGGGTGCGGGCCACCCAGCTGCTGTACCGCAGCACCGATCACAACGGTTTGCCGCAGGCCACCGTCACCACCGTGCTCATCCCGACCGGCCACACCCCTGACCAGGTCCGCAACGTCGTCTCATATCAGTGCGCCATCGACGCGGTGGCCTCGCGCTGCTTCCCCTCCTACGCCATGCGCAGGCACGCCAAAGCCGTCGGCTCGCTGCCGCAGCTCGAGTACCTGCTCGTCGCGGCGGCCCTCGCCGAGGGCTGGGTGGTGTCGGTCCCCGACCACGAGGGGCCGGCCGGTATCTGGGGTGCCCCCTACGAACCCGGTTACGCCGTCCTCGACGGGGTGCGGGCAGCGCTCGGGTTCGAGGCGTTCGGACTCGCCGCGGACAGCCAGGTCGGGTTGTGGGGTTACTCCGGCGGCGGGCTCGCCACCGCGTGGGCGGCCGAGGTGCACGAGGACTACGCACCCGAACTGAACATCGTCGGCGCCGTCCTGGGTTCGCCGGTCGGCGACCTCGGCCACACGTTCCGCCGGCTCAACGGCTCCTACCTGGCCGCTCTGCCCGCGCTCGTGGTGGCCGCGCTGGCCAAGACCTATCCCGATCTGAACCGGGTGATCGAGCAGAACGCCACCGAGGACGGGCTGGCCCTGCTGCGCCGCCTCGAGAACATGACCACCGCGGAGGCCGTCATCCGGTTGTTCCGCACCGACTTCGACGACCTGGTGCACCCACCGCTGGAAGAGATCCTGGCGACGCCGGAAGTCCAGCACGTCTTCGACAACATCAAGCTCGGCAAGGCGGTGCCCGACCTCCCGGTACTGATCGTGCAGGCGGTCCACGACTCGGTGATCGACGTCGACGACATCGACGACCTGGTGCACACCTACTCCGCGGGCGGGGCGCGGGTGACCTACCACCGCGACATGTTCAGCGAGCACATGCTGCTGCACCCGATGTCGGCGCCGATGACGCTGCGCTGGCTGACCGACCGGTTCGCCCAACGTCCGATCGACGAGCACATCGTGCGGACGAAGTGGCCGACGCTGCTCAATCCCATGACCTACGCGGGCATGTGGCGCCTCGGCGGGATCGTCGCGCGCGTGGTGTCCGGCGGCCGGGTTCCGTTCCGACCACTGTGA
- the hisD gene encoding histidinol dehydrogenase yields MTSFAMNRIDLRGRALTAASLRAALPRGGVDVDAVVPKVRPIVDDVAQRGAVAALEYGEKFDGVRPQTVRVPVAALGEALAALPADVRAALEVAIDRTRAVHADQRRTDTTTLFDSGASVTERWVPVERVGLYVPGGNAVYPSSVVMNVVPAQTAGVDSLVIASPPQAGHGGLPHPTILAAAALLGVEEVWAVGGAQAVALMAYGGTDTDGAELAPVDMVTGPGNIYVTAAKRICRSQIGIDAEAGPTEIAILADHTADPVHVAADLISQAEHDVMAASVLVTDSTELAQATEAELAVQLETTKHRERVTEALRGRQSGIVLVDDVDTGVRVVNAYAAEHLEIQTVNANEVAGRIRAAGAIFVGPWSPVSLGDYCAGSNHVLPTAGCARHSSGLSVQTFLRGIHVVDYTEAALKDVSGHVITLAKAEDLPAHGEAVRRRFER; encoded by the coding sequence ATGACCAGCTTCGCCATGAACCGGATCGACCTGCGCGGCCGCGCGCTGACCGCCGCCTCGCTGCGTGCGGCGCTTCCGCGCGGTGGCGTGGACGTCGACGCCGTGGTCCCCAAGGTCCGGCCGATCGTCGACGACGTCGCACAGCGCGGTGCCGTCGCGGCACTGGAGTACGGCGAGAAGTTCGACGGGGTGCGTCCCCAAACCGTGCGGGTGCCGGTCGCCGCGCTCGGCGAAGCGCTGGCTGCCTTGCCCGCCGATGTGCGCGCCGCGCTCGAGGTGGCGATCGATCGCACCCGCGCCGTGCATGCCGATCAGCGGCGCACCGACACCACCACGCTGTTCGACTCCGGCGCGTCGGTCACCGAGCGCTGGGTGCCGGTGGAGCGAGTGGGTCTCTACGTGCCGGGCGGCAACGCCGTCTACCCGTCCAGCGTGGTGATGAACGTCGTGCCCGCGCAGACCGCCGGTGTCGACTCACTGGTGATCGCCAGCCCGCCCCAGGCCGGCCATGGTGGTCTGCCGCACCCGACGATCCTGGCGGCGGCCGCGCTGCTCGGCGTCGAAGAGGTGTGGGCGGTCGGCGGCGCGCAGGCCGTGGCACTGATGGCCTACGGCGGCACCGACACCGACGGCGCCGAGCTGGCACCGGTCGACATGGTGACCGGACCGGGCAACATCTATGTGACCGCCGCCAAGCGAATCTGCCGCTCGCAGATCGGGATCGACGCAGAGGCCGGGCCCACCGAGATCGCGATCCTCGCCGACCACACCGCCGACCCGGTGCATGTCGCCGCCGATCTGATCAGCCAGGCCGAGCATGACGTGATGGCCGCCAGTGTGCTGGTGACCGACAGCACCGAGCTGGCGCAGGCCACCGAAGCCGAGCTGGCCGTACAGCTCGAGACCACCAAGCACCGGGAGCGGGTGACCGAGGCGCTGCGCGGGCGCCAGTCCGGCATCGTGCTGGTCGACGACGTCGACACCGGGGTGCGGGTTGTCAACGCTTATGCGGCAGAGCATTTGGAGATCCAGACCGTGAATGCCAACGAGGTGGCCGGCCGCATCCGCGCGGCCGGTGCGATCTTCGTGGGGCCGTGGTCGCCGGTCAGCCTCGGCGACTACTGCGCCGGGTCGAATCACGTGCTGCCCACCGCGGGTTGCGCCAGGCACTCCAGCGGGCTGTCGGTGCAGACCTTCCTGCGTGGCATCCACGTCGTCGACTACACCGAGGCGGCGCTCAAAGACGTGTCGGGGCATGTGATCACACTGGCGAAGGCCGAGGACCTACCGGCTCACGGTGAGGCGGTCCGCCGGAGGTTCGAACGGTGA
- a CDS encoding NUDIX hydrolase translates to MPHTSTEHEVLAVVFQVGDVHSRTPALNVLLWQRGLEPERGKWSLPGGRLRADEDLISSARRQLAEKVDVREIAHLEQLAVFSDPGRVPGVRTIASTFLGLVPSVATPELPPDTRWHPVNALPEMAFDHAPMVEYARTRLVAKLSYTNIGFALTPREFALSTLRDIYGAALGYQVDATNLQRVLARRGVITPTGTTAHPGRSGGRPAALYRFTDSHLRVTDEFAAFRPPG, encoded by the coding sequence GTGCCTCATACTAGCACCGAACACGAAGTACTCGCCGTCGTATTCCAGGTTGGCGACGTCCACTCACGTACACCGGCCCTTAACGTGCTGTTATGGCAGCGCGGCCTGGAGCCCGAGCGGGGCAAGTGGTCGTTGCCCGGCGGCAGGCTGCGCGCCGACGAGGACCTGATCAGTTCCGCGCGACGCCAGCTCGCCGAGAAGGTCGACGTCCGCGAGATCGCGCACCTGGAACAGCTCGCGGTGTTCTCCGATCCGGGCCGCGTGCCCGGTGTTCGCACGATCGCCTCGACATTTCTCGGGCTGGTCCCCTCGGTCGCCACCCCTGAACTACCGCCGGACACCCGCTGGCATCCGGTCAACGCCCTGCCGGAGATGGCCTTCGACCACGCCCCGATGGTGGAATACGCCCGCACCAGGCTGGTCGCCAAGTTGTCCTACACCAATATCGGATTCGCCTTGACACCAAGGGAATTCGCGCTCTCGACGCTACGTGACATCTATGGCGCCGCCCTGGGCTATCAGGTCGACGCCACGAATCTGCAGCGGGTGCTCGCGCGCCGCGGCGTCATCACGCCGACCGGGACGACGGCCCATCCGGGCCGCAGCGGCGGGCGCCCGGCGGCGCTCTATCGCTTCACCGACTCGCATTTGAGGGTGACCGACGAGTTTGCCGCGTTTCGGCCACCCGGGTGA
- a CDS encoding nitroreductase family deazaflavin-dependent oxidoreductase: MSTKDHPNNAPGVPMKFPVWFENFQIKYFNPAVKPLAKFMPGMSVISHRGRTSGKQYETVVSAFRKGDTLAVMLGHGKTNWVKNILAAGEADIRHGRKTLHLVNPRVVPAGTDDPSLPGVARRGVKRGVGAFVADIA; this comes from the coding sequence ATGTCGACCAAGGATCACCCCAACAACGCCCCCGGTGTGCCGATGAAGTTCCCGGTCTGGTTCGAGAACTTCCAGATCAAGTACTTCAATCCGGCCGTTAAACCGCTGGCGAAGTTCATGCCGGGGATGTCGGTCATCTCCCATCGCGGCCGCACCTCGGGCAAGCAGTACGAGACCGTGGTCTCTGCCTTCCGTAAGGGTGACACCCTGGCCGTCATGCTCGGCCACGGCAAGACCAACTGGGTCAAGAACATCCTCGCCGCCGGCGAGGCCGATATCCGGCACGGCCGCAAGACCCTGCATCTGGTGAACCCTCGGGTGGTACCCGCGGGCACCGACGACCCGTCCCTGCCCGGGGTTGCCCGCCGCGGCGTGAAGCGCGGTGTCGGCGCGTTCGTCGCCGATATCGCCTAG
- the nadC gene encoding carboxylating nicotinate-nucleotide diphosphorylase, with protein MKLTDDERAEARITIRRGLDEDLRYGPDVTTLATVPEDAGTVAALVSREAGVAAGIDVALLVLDDVLGQDGYEVVDRVEDGTRLAAGAALLRVQAPTRGLLTAERTLLNLVCHLSGIATATAAWVDAVDGTKAKIRDTRKTLPGLRALQKYAVRVGGGANHRMGLGDAALIKDNHVAAAGSVVAALRAVRAAAPDLPCEVEVDTLEQLDDVLAEDVQLILLDNFPVWQTQIAVQRRDANAPGVLLESSGGLSLESAADYAGTGVDFLAVGALTHSVRVLDVGLDL; from the coding sequence ATGAAACTCACCGACGACGAGCGTGCGGAAGCTCGGATCACGATCCGGCGCGGCCTCGACGAGGACCTGCGCTACGGACCCGACGTCACCACCCTGGCCACCGTGCCCGAGGATGCCGGCACGGTCGCCGCGCTGGTGTCCCGGGAGGCCGGCGTCGCCGCCGGGATCGACGTGGCGCTACTGGTTCTCGACGACGTGCTCGGTCAGGACGGTTATGAGGTCGTCGACCGGGTGGAGGACGGCACCCGGCTGGCGGCCGGTGCGGCCCTGCTTCGGGTGCAGGCGCCGACGCGGGGGCTCCTGACCGCCGAGCGGACCCTGCTGAACCTGGTGTGCCACCTGTCGGGGATCGCCACCGCCACCGCGGCCTGGGTCGACGCCGTCGACGGCACCAAAGCCAAGATCCGCGACACCCGCAAGACCCTGCCGGGGCTGCGGGCCCTGCAGAAGTACGCGGTGCGGGTGGGCGGCGGCGCCAACCACCGGATGGGCTTGGGCGACGCCGCGCTGATCAAGGACAACCACGTCGCCGCCGCCGGCTCGGTGGTCGCCGCGCTGCGGGCCGTGCGCGCGGCCGCGCCGGATCTGCCGTGCGAGGTCGAGGTGGACACCCTCGAGCAACTCGACGACGTGCTCGCCGAAGATGTGCAGCTGATCCTGTTGGACAACTTCCCGGTATGGCAGACCCAGATCGCGGTACAGCGGCGAGACGCCAACGCCCCCGGCGTCCTACTGGAATCCTCGGGAGGCCTCAGCCTGGAGTCCGCCGCCGACTACGCCGGGACCGGGGTCGACTTCCTTGCCGTGGGCGCGTTGACCCACTCGGTACGGGTCCTGGACGTGGGTCTGGACCTCTAG
- a CDS encoding L-aspartate oxidase → MTRSFACGAGAAGVDWQQRADVVVIGTGVAGLAAALAAHRQGSRTVILSKAPDTATFYAQGGIAVVLPHTDDSVDAHVRDTLAAGAGLCDPDAVRSIVADGYRAVADLVDDGARFDESSPGRWALTREGGHSRRRIIHAGGDATGAEVQRALDHAAATLDIRRNHVALQVLNDGATVTGVLVRNADGLGIVHTPSVILATGGLGHLYRATTNPEGSTGDGIALALWAGVGVTDIEFVQFHPTMLFDRNASGRRPLITEALRGEGAVLRDARGESVTAGVHPLGDLAPRDVVAAAIEARLRASGDECVFLDARSIDRFAQRFPTVTAACRAAGIDPTRQLIPVVPGAHYSCGGVATDVSGRTELPGLFAAGEVARTGMHGANRLASNSLLEGLVVGGRAGQAAVEHARDAGVPVAKVDERQHHALDRTVLQTAMSEFASVVRDAAGLQRLTDLLGDAEPTRMTTRAAVEDVALTATARAVTTAALARTESRGCHHRGDHPDTDPAQAFSRTLHGDHAAACLR, encoded by the coding sequence ATGACGCGCTCCTTCGCCTGCGGAGCCGGCGCCGCGGGTGTGGACTGGCAGCAGCGCGCCGATGTCGTGGTGATCGGCACCGGGGTGGCCGGCCTGGCCGCCGCCCTGGCCGCGCACCGACAAGGCAGTCGCACAGTCATTCTGAGCAAGGCACCCGATACCGCGACGTTCTACGCCCAGGGCGGGATCGCGGTGGTGCTGCCGCACACCGACGACTCGGTGGACGCGCACGTCCGCGACACCCTGGCTGCGGGTGCCGGCCTGTGTGACCCCGATGCGGTGCGGTCGATCGTCGCCGACGGGTATCGCGCGGTTGCCGACCTGGTCGACGACGGCGCCCGGTTCGACGAGAGCTCGCCCGGTCGGTGGGCGCTGACCCGTGAGGGCGGCCACTCGCGGCGGCGCATCATCCACGCCGGCGGTGACGCCACCGGAGCCGAAGTGCAGCGGGCGCTCGACCATGCCGCCGCCACCCTGGACATCCGGCGCAATCATGTTGCGCTGCAAGTCCTCAACGATGGCGCGACGGTCACCGGCGTGCTGGTCCGCAACGCCGACGGACTCGGTATCGTGCACACTCCGTCGGTCATCCTGGCCACCGGGGGTCTGGGCCACCTGTATCGGGCGACCACCAACCCGGAGGGCTCCACCGGCGATGGCATCGCTCTGGCGCTGTGGGCCGGCGTCGGCGTCACCGACATCGAATTCGTCCAGTTCCACCCGACCATGCTGTTCGACCGCAATGCCTCCGGACGCCGTCCGCTGATCACCGAGGCGCTGCGCGGCGAAGGCGCGGTGCTGCGCGACGCCCGCGGCGAATCGGTCACGGCGGGGGTGCATCCGCTGGGCGATCTCGCCCCGCGCGACGTGGTGGCCGCGGCCATCGAGGCGCGGCTGCGGGCGAGCGGCGACGAGTGCGTGTTCCTCGACGCACGCTCCATCGACCGGTTCGCGCAACGCTTCCCGACGGTCACGGCGGCCTGCCGCGCCGCGGGCATCGACCCCACCCGCCAGCTGATTCCGGTCGTCCCGGGCGCGCATTACAGCTGCGGCGGGGTGGCCACCGACGTGTCCGGCCGGACCGAACTGCCCGGCTTGTTCGCCGCAGGCGAGGTGGCCCGAACTGGCATGCACGGCGCCAACCGGCTGGCGTCCAACAGCCTGCTCGAAGGCCTGGTGGTCGGTGGCCGCGCCGGGCAGGCCGCCGTCGAGCACGCCCGAGACGCAGGCGTGCCGGTGGCGAAAGTCGATGAGCGGCAACATCATGCGCTCGACCGAACGGTGCTACAGACGGCGATGAGCGAGTTCGCCTCGGTGGTCCGCGACGCCGCCGGCCTGCAGCGGCTCACCGACCTGCTCGGCGACGCCGAGCCCACCCGGATGACCACCCGCGCAGCAGTCGAGGACGTCGCACTCACAGCCACCGCCCGCGCGGTGACCACGGCGGCGCTGGCGCGCACCGAATCCCGCGGCTGCCACCACCGCGGCGATCACCCGGACACCGATCCGGCACAGGCGTTCAGCCGCACCCTGCACGGCGACCACGCGGCGGCGTGCCTGCGATGA